The Sphingobacterium lactis sequence AGACTCGCTAAATTGACCGATTTATCCAACATCAACACCTTGTTTCCTGCCTGCAATTCATGCTCCTTGGGATTTAATCCGTAAAGTTCCGCATGGTTCAGCACGTAGGTCATTGCGATGTATTTGGGAATGTAATTCTGTGTTTCTTTGGGAAGGAAAGGCGACAACTCCCAATAGCTCGGGTTTCGTAGACCGGAGCGCACAATCGCGCGACGGACGCATCCCCTACCGCAGTTGTAGGATGCCAGTGCCAATACCCAGTCATTGAACTCATCATAGGCTTCCTTGAGGTAGGAAGCGACGGCATATGTAGATGAATAGACATCCTTACGCTCATCGTAGTAGCTGTCCATATTCAGGTTGTACACCTTTGCCGTACCGTAGATAAACTGCCATGGACCAACGGCACCTGAAGTGGAAACCGTATGGGGATCAAGGGAGGATTCCACCACGGAAAGGTATCGCGCTTCCAATGGAATGCCCTGCTCCTGAAAGATCTGGTCATAGATCGGGAAATAGTACGAGCTAAGTCCCAAGAGCTTCTCCATATAAGGTTTGTAGTTCCTGGAGATATACTTATCCAGGTACGCTTTTACCCGGGCATTGTATTCCAGGGGTATGGTTTTTTGGAGTCGCTGGATCCGCTGGGCAATATTGACATCCTCATCCGTAAACTGTACGCCATTACCGGCTACCTGTTTTACGGAATCCAACATCATATGGGTCCGCTCTTTATCCTGCGTAATCTGATCCAGGACGGATGTCTGGAACGTTTCTGTGAATTGGCTCGGATCTACCGTAATTTCCTGGGCATGTCCGAATCCGCATACACCTAAGCCTATTGTAACTAGGAAACTAATTTTTTTGTTCATAAGTATTATTCGTACTGTTAAACTCGAAGGGTTAGTTCTTCGCTTATCGTTGGCATCATTAGCCGACACCGCTTGGTTAGCATTCATAAAAAAAGTTCCATCAGACAGTGATTGTCTGATGAAACTTTGTAAGCTTCTTTAATGATGTAGATTAACGTTGATTGTTAACTGTATCATTATTCGTTGTAGTTGTTGTCGTTGTATTTGCGTTGTTTTCCGCATCAGGACCGTCTTTTTGGCCTTCTTTGAATTCTTTCACGCCACGTCCCAATCCACGCATCAATTCAGGAATTTTCTTACCCCCAAATAACAATAACACGATGACCACGATAATAATAATTTCGTTGGTACCAATAAATAATAATCCTGATGTATACATATGCTACTAATTTTCTGTTTCTTCCGCGTTGGAATATCTAACAAATATAAATATTAATTCTTTATAAACCTGTAACTATCTTGCTATCCAGCTAGATGGGTTCATGGATGTTGTTCCTTTGTACACGCTGAGATCGATGTAGGAATATCCTACTTCTGGGTCAGAATCTGCCGATCCGATCACGGTACCCGTAGAAATCTTCTGTCCTTTGCGCACAGAAACCGATTTCAGATTCGAGTATGCAGTCAGGTATTCACCATGTTGAACGACCACAGCATAACTACCGATATTGATAACTTGTAACACGGTTCCTTCGAATACGGTCTTCACCGGTGCTCCATCGGAGGTGCGGATACGGATGTAATCATAGAAGTCACGTACGCCACGTTCCACTGTAACGGAGCCGTAGTTCCGTACCACGGAACCCTGTCCTACCGGCCATGGCAAACGTCCGCGGTTGGACGAGAAGCCTGCAGATAGCTTGGTTGCCTCCGGCGAGTTATTCAGTACGGATGAACCTGTTTTCTTCTCAATTTTCTTCTCTGCCTCGGCCACTGTCGTTCCGGCTTTCTTCGCAGCTTCTTCCGCCAATTTCTTGCGGCGGGCTTCCTCTGCGCGTCGAGCGGCTTCTACCTCGCGTGCGATGGCGGTTTTGATGGCCGCATCCAGGCGTTTCTTCTCTTGCTGTTTCTTGGTCAACTGTCCACGGAATGTGCGTTCTTCACGCGCCAATTGGTTCAACTCCTGCGAGTGGGCTGCCCTATCCTTGGCAATGGTATTGCGCTCCGCTTCTTGTTCCTTCAACAGCGCCTGTTGCGTCTTCTTATCCTGTTCCAATTGGGCAATCTTCAGCTCGATCTGTTTCTTCGTCCCCTCGATCTCCGCAACCTTTACCTTACGGGCATCCGTAAACTGCTGCAGGTACTTCACCCGGCGGAATGCCTGATTAAAGTCTTTCGAGGCAAAAATAAACATCATCTTGTTATAGGCGTTCTTGTTCCGGAAAGCGAAAAGGATCATTTTCTCATAATCCTGTCTCATTTTCTCGAGTTCGGCCTTAAGCTTATCGACAATCTTATTATTGGAATTGATGTTCTGGTTGATGATGCGCAGCTCGGAGTTGATGGTGCTGATCTTGTTTTCCCGAAGGTCCAATTGCTTGCTCAGGGCAGCTACTTCTTTCTGGGACAACAATTTCTCCCTGGTCTTAGCACTCAATACCTTCTGTAATTCAGCAATTTCCCTATCGATACGTTCCCTTTGCTTCTTCAACTCCAAACTACTCTGCCCGAAGCTGAGACCAACAAAAAATAATAGTGAAAATATACTTAGTGCTATCTTTTTAAAATCCATGAACTGCTAAATTTCTATCGTACTGATTTTTTCAGAAATCCAAAAATAAGGATATCAACAATACGAAAATAATAAAAACACAATTTCTTTGCTGAATGTGCCTTCTTAATTAATTGATTGCCTTATATCTGGAGGGAATGGTAAACGGCAATTCCACCGTCTTATTGAATTCCGACTTGTTATAGAGCATATCCGAAGCTACCTTTACGCCATTTCCCTCAATGTTTAACGTGAAACGTTGCGGAAAATTATGACCATCGATAACCGCATAATCGCTATAGGTCGCTTCCATTTTAGTATCCTTTCCAATTTCCATCAGGTTAAAGATAAAAGGTCTGTTCTGCTTGTTCACACCATAGTGGAAGGTCAAGCCATCTTTCACACCGATAACCTGCACATCGGCATCGCTGGTTGCCACCTGCAATTGGTCCGTACGCAACATTTCCGTGGAGATATTCCCCACTAAGATATCCTGCAGCATCCGGAAACTGATTCCAGGGTTCGTATAGTTATAGATGTAGGAGAACGGTTTGGAAATGTACTCGCTGTTCAACCTATTCATGATCTTCACGCTGTCCGGCGTAATCAAAATGCGGACAGCTTCAATGCCCAACAGGGCAGTCACCGAAATCCAAATGGCCTTATCTCGTTCCATCCGTACATTCAGTGTCACATTCTTGGAGTCATTGCCAAATTCCATCTTCGCTTTCGCGCGTCCATCGAACGTGATGAAATTCAGGTTATTCAATTCATAGGTGCTTACCAGATCTTTCCCTTTTTCCGTGGTCACCACGTCGGCAGGTTTGCTGGCTTGCTTTTTCGATCCACAGGAATAAAGCACCACAAGAACAGCCATCAACAGGCTGAGTTTAGTCAATATATTTCTTTTCACTGATTTTCTTTTTAATTTTTTCCTTATCCACAGTACTGCCATCGGCAAAAGTCAACGCTTTTTCCCATTGTTTTATTGCCTCTTTCCCTTTCCCAACTTTCATTAGGATATCGCCGTAGTGCTCATACAGGACGCCCGATGGTTGCGAATTCTTGATGGCTTTCTCTATCCAGGTCAACGCTTCTGCATATTTCCCCTGTTGGAAAAGCACCCACGCATAAGTATCCTGAAAGGTTCCGGAGTTGGGCTCGACTTCGTTTGCTCTCTTGGCATATTCGGCAGCCTTATCCAAGTTTTCCTTGCGGAGGGACAGGTAATATGCTGCGTTGTTTAATGCGGTGACATTATTGCTGTCCAGTTTGATGGCTTCTTCATAGGCCACATCGGATGCGGATTCCATCTTTATTTCGTGGTACAGGTCGCCAAGACCACCATAGACCATGGATTTCACGAAATCATTCTGGTTAGCACTCTGATCGAGGGCACTTTCCAAGTATTTGCGCGCTTGGTCGGTATCCTTTTTCATCATGTGCGCCATCCCAACGAAATAGGTAATGATGACATTGCCGGGATTGTGCTTGAGTGCTTCATTGCCATCCACGATCGCCTGATCGAGGTCGTTGTTCGCCAGGTCCACATTCACCAGCTTGCGCCAGGCTTCGACATTCTGCGGCGTGATGCTCACGGCTGTCAGGTATAGCGATTTGGCTTCGTCCAGCGCACCGCGAATCCACAGCACATCACCCTTGAACATGTGGCTTTCCGCAATTCCGGGATGTTTAAGGATCAGCACACCGGCTAAATCCTGCAACTGATCCATGGTAAAGTCCTTATTGTTATTCACCAAGTTGGACATGACCCGGTGTTTATCCATATAGGTCACCGATTCCGAAAGGAATGCTTTCTTAATGTTATCGAATGCAGGGATCTTCTTGTTCAACGCCATGTTGGCATCGGCCATATCGAGGTAGAGCAGATCGTCCTTGCTGGCCTGCAACCCATCTTCAAGCACCAGAACTGCATCCTTGGGTTTGTTCTCATCAATATAGATATAGCTTAGGGTACTATATACCTGGCGGATCGGGGATTTCTTCTGGCGCCAAGGCAATAGCAGCGCTTGTGCTTCCTTCGGTTTTTTCAGATCCATGAGGATCTCAGCCTTCAGGACATCCAGGGTATCGGTTTCCCCAAATTTCTCTTTTGCGACATCATAGGTCTTCAGCGCATCGGCAGATTGCTTACCGGTATGCTGCAGCATGATCTTTTCCCGGTACAATTGTGGATTATTCGGGTGAAGTTTCATGAAGTCGTCCAACAGCGCAACGGCCGCATCAAAATTACCCTGGCTCTTGTACAGCTCCAGCAGGTGGTTGTTGAACAGGATATTTTCCGGGGAAATCTTAACTGCTTCGATTGCGGCAGGAAGGGCAACGTCGAAATTACGTGCCTGTGCATACAAAAGGGATTTGGCGTAGTACACCTCCGCCCCTTTCGGGTATTTCTGCAGGGTCTCTTCAATGCTCTGCAGGGCGTTGCTGATATCACCGCTCTTCAGCTTGGTCTCAATAGCTGCCAACTGGTCCTTATACCCTTTATCATCCTTCAATTCTTGCGCAAACAGGGACTGCCCCGCAACTAACAACACGCCCAACATCAGGGGTTTGAACCATTGTGATCTTCTCATCTAATACACTTTATATATACCTCTTTACAGGCTATTCACACTTTATGCCAATTCAAGGTAACAAATAATTTTAAAGAGCACAAAAATGCGGAAAAGTTTAATGCAAAATACCTTAAATAATGTTAATAAGCCTTCCTATTGAAATTCTTGAACGGACGGGCTAGATGAACTTTTTAAATAGATACCACTCCTCACCTTCTTTGGCATCGCGGATATCAGTTCGACCTTTTGATTTTCTGCACGTTGCTGTTAACGAAATACTTTTCCATCTATTGCATAAATAAAAATAATACTGTACCTTTGCAGACCTTATTGTAGTGATTACAGAAGGATTAAAACATTATTAATTAATTAAATAAAAGCAAGTGAATACGTTAAGTTACAAAACTGTCTCTGCTAACAAGAACACCGTTAACAAAGAATGGATCGTTGTTGACGCTGAAGGCGAGATTTTGGGGCGCTTGGCAAGCGAAATCGCGAAAGTGATTCGTGGAAAACACAAGCCTTCATTCACCCCACACGTAGACTGTGGAGATAACGTGATCGTTATCAACGCAGACAAAGTTAGATTGACTGGAAACAAGTTGGGCGACAAAGTATATGTTCGCTACACAGGCTACCCAGGTGGTCAACGTTTCGTTTCTCCAAAAGAGTTAATGGCAAAGCACCCAGAGCGCATCATCGAGAAAGCGGTACGCGGTATGTTGCCTAAGAACCGTTTAGGACGTCAATTATTCAAGAACCTTTATGTTTATGCTGGAACAGAGCACAAACATGAGGCACAGAATCCAAAACCAGTTAAATTTTAAGGAGATCGATCATGTCAACAACTAACACTTCAGGAAGAAGAAAAACTGCTGTTGCCCGCATCTACTTAACAGCTGGCAACGGAAATATCACTGTAAATAGCAAGGACTATAAAGTGTATTTCCCAACCTTACCATTGCAATACATCGTTACGCAATCATTATTGGTAGCGGAGTCTCTTGCAAATTTTGACATCAATGTAAACGTTCAAGGTGGTGGAGTTAAAGGACAAGCGGAAGCTGTGCGTTTAGCGATTGCTAAAGCATTAGTGGAGCTTAATCCAGAAGTAAAACCTGCATTGCGCGCGAAAGGTTTAATGACACGTGATGACCGTATGGTTGAGCGTAAGAAACCAGGACGTCGTAAAGCACGTAGAAGATTCCAATTCAGTAAACGTTAATTTAAGGAGGGTCAAAAAATGGCAAGAACAACATATCAAGAATTATTGGATGCAGGTGTTCACTTTGGTCACCTTACTCGTAAGTGGGATCCGAAAATGGCTAAGTACATTTTCATGGAACGCAACGGTATCCACATCATCGACTTGAACAAAACACTTACGAAACTAGAAGAAGCTGCTTCAGCTATCAAACAGATCGTAAAATCAGGTCGTAAAGTTTTATTCGTAGCTACGAAAAAACAAGCGAAAGAAATCATCGCTGAGCAAGCAAAAGCAGTAAACATGCCTTTCGTAACAGAACGTTGGTTAGGTGGTATGCTAACAAACTTTGCTACTGTTCGCAAATCGATCAAGAAAATGTCAAACATCGACAAGATGCAGAAAGATGGCACGTACGATGTATTGTCTAAGAAAGAGAAATTGATGATTCAACGTGAGCGTATCAAGTTAGAGAACCTTTTAGGAGGTATCGCAGACTTGAACCGTTTGCCAGCTGCATTATTCATTATCGACGTGAAGAAAGAGCACATTGCGGTTGCTGAGGCGATGAAATTAAACATCCCTACATTTGCAATGGTAGATACAAACTCTGATCCTACAAACATCGACTTCCCAATTCCAGCAAATGATGACGCTACAAAATCTATTAGCTTAATCGCTAGCGTAATCGGTAAGGCGATCACTGAAGGTTTAGAAGAGCGCAAGCGCGATAAAGAAGAGGACGCGGAAAAAGAAGCTGCTGCTGCGAAAGCTGCAGTAGACAATGGTGAAGCTACAGAAGCTGCTCCAGGAAAACGCACTCGTAAAGCGAAAGACGTAGAATAATATTATTCTATTATATAAGCCGGATAGACAAGTGTTGGTTTCTGGAAGATCTGCTTCCTTTTACCTCCCCTGTCTGTCCGGTTTTTTGCTGATAGGCCTCGCCTATCGCTGGGGCTTGCCCCGAAAACAGGAAACTTAACATTCTCTTGTTGTTATGACAAAGAATGCTTAACACATCAATTGTAATTTTATTAAAAAAATATACTATGTCAGTACAAATTTCTGCATCAGATGTAAACAAATTGCGTCAACAAACTGGCGCTGGTATGATGGATTGTAAAAAAGCTTTAGTTGAAGCGAATGGTGACTTCGAAGCTGCTGTTGATTACTTACGTAAGAAAGGCGCTAAAGTTGCTGCAAGCCGTCAGGACCGCGATTCTAACGAAGGTGTAATCATTGCTAAAGCTGCTGCTGATGGCAAATCAGGTATCGTAGTTGAAGTAAACTGTGAGACTGACTTCGTAGCTAAAAATGCTGACTTCGTAGCATTCGCTGAATCGGTAGCTGATGCTGCTTTGGCTAACAACCCAGCTACTTTGGACGAGTTGAAAGCTATCGAATTGAACGGTACGAAAATCGCTGATCAATTGATCGAGCAAACAGGTAAAATCGGTGAGAAAATCGATGTTTCTAAATTCGAGACCATCTCCGCTGATAAAGTTGTTGCTTATATCCACGGTAACTACCGTTTAGGTGTATTGGTAGGTCTTTCCGAAGATGCTGCTGGTGCTGATGAAGCAGGTAAAGACGTTGCTATGCAAATCGCAGCAATGAACCCTGTAGCGATCGATAAAGATGGTGTTG is a genomic window containing:
- a CDS encoding lytic transglycosylase domain-containing protein encodes the protein MNKKISFLVTIGLGVCGFGHAQEITVDPSQFTETFQTSVLDQITQDKERTHMMLDSVKQVAGNGVQFTDEDVNIAQRIQRLQKTIPLEYNARVKAYLDKYISRNYKPYMEKLLGLSSYYFPIYDQIFQEQGIPLEARYLSVVESSLDPHTVSTSGAVGPWQFIYGTAKVYNLNMDSYYDERKDVYSSTYAVASYLKEAYDEFNDWVLALASYNCGRGCVRRAIVRSGLRNPSYWELSPFLPKETQNYIPKYIAMTYVLNHAELYGLNPKEHELQAGNKVLMLDKSVNLASLANALTCSSDLIKQLNPAYKKGVVQATPEKPRRLVIPYNESMSDSLIYAALNNQANPAVQQAIAVLEDEREHRVVRGETLQSIAKKYNVSVQNLMAWNNLTSRSAIVGRTIAVAKPLDEKLTKNVIAANRAKAEKTERAAPSYVSYTVKRGDTLSGIADKHRGATVTKIKADNNIRGSHLKIGQKLKIYKGKS
- the tatA gene encoding twin-arginine translocase TatA/TatE family subunit, with translation MYTSGLLFIGTNEIIIIVVIVLLLFGGKKIPELMRGLGRGVKEFKEGQKDGPDAENNANTTTTTTTNNDTVNNQR
- a CDS encoding murein hydrolase activator EnvC family protein, coding for MDFKKIALSIFSLLFFVGLSFGQSSLELKKQRERIDREIAELQKVLSAKTREKLLSQKEVAALSKQLDLRENKISTINSELRIINQNINSNNKIVDKLKAELEKMRQDYEKMILFAFRNKNAYNKMMFIFASKDFNQAFRRVKYLQQFTDARKVKVAEIEGTKKQIELKIAQLEQDKKTQQALLKEQEAERNTIAKDRAAHSQELNQLAREERTFRGQLTKKQQEKKRLDAAIKTAIAREVEAARRAEEARRKKLAEEAAKKAGTTVAEAEKKIEKKTGSSVLNNSPEATKLSAGFSSNRGRLPWPVGQGSVVRNYGSVTVERGVRDFYDYIRIRTSDGAPVKTVFEGTVLQVINIGSYAVVVQHGEYLTAYSNLKSVSVRKGQKISTGTVIGSADSDPEVGYSYIDLSVYKGTTSMNPSSWIAR
- a CDS encoding DUF4292 domain-containing protein is translated as MKRNILTKLSLLMAVLVVLYSCGSKKQASKPADVVTTEKGKDLVSTYELNNLNFITFDGRAKAKMEFGNDSKNVTLNVRMERDKAIWISVTALLGIEAVRILITPDSVKIMNRLNSEYISKPFSYIYNYTNPGISFRMLQDILVGNISTEMLRTDQLQVATSDADVQVIGVKDGLTFHYGVNKQNRPFIFNLMEIGKDTKMEATYSDYAVIDGHNFPQRFTLNIEGNGVKVASDMLYNKSEFNKTVELPFTIPSRYKAIN
- a CDS encoding tetratricopeptide repeat protein, with the translated sequence MRRSQWFKPLMLGVLLVAGQSLFAQELKDDKGYKDQLAAIETKLKSGDISNALQSIEETLQKYPKGAEVYYAKSLLYAQARNFDVALPAAIEAVKISPENILFNNHLLELYKSQGNFDAAVALLDDFMKLHPNNPQLYREKIMLQHTGKQSADALKTYDVAKEKFGETDTLDVLKAEILMDLKKPKEAQALLLPWRQKKSPIRQVYSTLSYIYIDENKPKDAVLVLEDGLQASKDDLLYLDMADANMALNKKIPAFDNIKKAFLSESVTYMDKHRVMSNLVNNNKDFTMDQLQDLAGVLILKHPGIAESHMFKGDVLWIRGALDEAKSLYLTAVSITPQNVEAWRKLVNVDLANNDLDQAIVDGNEALKHNPGNVIITYFVGMAHMMKKDTDQARKYLESALDQSANQNDFVKSMVYGGLGDLYHEIKMESASDVAYEEAIKLDSNNVTALNNAAYYLSLRKENLDKAAEYAKRANEVEPNSGTFQDTYAWVLFQQGKYAEALTWIEKAIKNSQPSGVLYEHYGDILMKVGKGKEAIKQWEKALTFADGSTVDKEKIKKKISEKKYID
- the rplM gene encoding 50S ribosomal protein L13; this encodes MNTLSYKTVSANKNTVNKEWIVVDAEGEILGRLASEIAKVIRGKHKPSFTPHVDCGDNVIVINADKVRLTGNKLGDKVYVRYTGYPGGQRFVSPKELMAKHPERIIEKAVRGMLPKNRLGRQLFKNLYVYAGTEHKHEAQNPKPVKF
- the rpsI gene encoding 30S ribosomal protein S9; amino-acid sequence: MSTTNTSGRRKTAVARIYLTAGNGNITVNSKDYKVYFPTLPLQYIVTQSLLVAESLANFDINVNVQGGGVKGQAEAVRLAIAKALVELNPEVKPALRAKGLMTRDDRMVERKKPGRRKARRRFQFSKR
- the rpsB gene encoding 30S ribosomal protein S2, whose product is MARTTYQELLDAGVHFGHLTRKWDPKMAKYIFMERNGIHIIDLNKTLTKLEEAASAIKQIVKSGRKVLFVATKKQAKEIIAEQAKAVNMPFVTERWLGGMLTNFATVRKSIKKMSNIDKMQKDGTYDVLSKKEKLMIQRERIKLENLLGGIADLNRLPAALFIIDVKKEHIAVAEAMKLNIPTFAMVDTNSDPTNIDFPIPANDDATKSISLIASVIGKAITEGLEERKRDKEEDAEKEAAAAKAAVDNGEATEAAPGKRTRKAKDVE
- the tsf gene encoding translation elongation factor Ts; this encodes MSVQISASDVNKLRQQTGAGMMDCKKALVEANGDFEAAVDYLRKKGAKVAASRQDRDSNEGVIIAKAAADGKSGIVVEVNCETDFVAKNADFVAFAESVADAALANNPATLDELKAIELNGTKIADQLIEQTGKIGEKIDVSKFETISADKVVAYIHGNYRLGVLVGLSEDAAGADEAGKDVAMQIAAMNPVAIDKDGVDSKTIERELEIAKEQIRAEGKPEEMVEKIAAGKLNKFYKESTLLNQEFVKDSSKTIAQFLDSVSKGLTVTAFKRVQLGA